One Ferviditalea candida DNA window includes the following coding sequences:
- a CDS encoding CBS domain-containing protein yields the protein MMKTLKEIMTKDAVTVTLKDNIYEIAVKMKENDIGFVPVVEGRKLIGVVTDRDLVIRGYAERKSGSAAVEEVMSKDVTTVSSETTVDEAAKLMAKDKIRRLPVVDNGELVGVVAIGDLAVREKFEDEAGEALSEISEPVKS from the coding sequence ATGATGAAGACGCTGAAAGAAATCATGACAAAGGATGCTGTTACCGTCACCTTGAAGGATAATATTTATGAAATTGCGGTTAAAATGAAGGAAAACGATATCGGCTTTGTGCCGGTGGTTGAGGGGCGGAAATTGATCGGTGTGGTAACCGACCGGGATTTGGTTATTCGGGGCTATGCGGAACGAAAGTCCGGATCGGCAGCAGTAGAAGAAGTCATGAGCAAGGATGTGACCACGGTCTCTTCGGAGACGACAGTCGATGAAGCGGCCAAATTGATGGCAAAGGATAAAATTCGCCGTTTGCCCGTTGTTGATAACGGTGAGCTGGTCGGTGTCGTGGCCATCGGCGATCTGGCGGTCCGCGAGAAGTTCGAAGATGAGGCGGGAGAAGCGCTGAGCGAAATTTCCGAGCCAGTCAAATCCTAA
- a CDS encoding M20 family metallopeptidase → MERFGSILDDLFPEMVAWRRHLHQHPELSFHENKTAEYIYGHLTRWGIEAKKGVGGHGVVGVIRGSEAGPTVALRADMDALPIQDQKQCEYASKVPGVMHACGHDAHTATLLAVAKSFQEQRGELKGNVVCIFQPAEEFTPGGAAPMIREGVLDGVDVIYGVHLWTPFPSGSVYTATGRLMAAADEFQIEITGKGGHAGLPHETVDSIVVASQLVMNLQTIVSRNVDPAEPSVVSVGFIQAGTAFNVIAGTCAMIGTVRSFNEQVRDLVRARIEQIAAETCRMHGAECRVDYKAGYPPVINDETEAERFFRTVPGLFPAENVRRSPLIMAGEDFAYYLQKIPGCFMLVGAGNEQAGIIHPHHHPKFDIDETAMLNAAKLLTRMALSYLHGE, encoded by the coding sequence ATGGAGCGTTTCGGATCCATACTTGACGATTTGTTTCCTGAGATGGTTGCTTGGAGAAGGCATCTACATCAGCATCCTGAACTTTCTTTTCATGAAAACAAAACGGCTGAATACATTTACGGACATTTGACCCGATGGGGCATCGAAGCAAAGAAAGGCGTTGGGGGACACGGGGTCGTAGGCGTTATTCGCGGTTCGGAAGCGGGTCCGACGGTTGCCCTGCGAGCGGATATGGATGCGCTGCCGATTCAGGATCAAAAGCAGTGCGAATACGCCTCCAAGGTGCCCGGAGTAATGCATGCCTGTGGTCACGATGCCCATACGGCCACATTGCTTGCAGTGGCAAAAAGCTTTCAGGAACAGCGGGGTGAGTTGAAGGGGAATGTGGTCTGCATTTTTCAGCCTGCGGAAGAATTCACCCCCGGAGGGGCCGCGCCAATGATTCGCGAAGGTGTGCTCGACGGAGTGGATGTCATCTATGGCGTCCATTTATGGACACCCTTTCCGAGCGGCAGCGTTTATACGGCGACTGGCCGATTGATGGCGGCAGCGGATGAATTCCAGATCGAAATCACCGGGAAGGGCGGACACGCAGGGCTGCCGCATGAGACGGTTGACAGTATCGTAGTCGCTTCACAGCTTGTGATGAATCTACAGACGATTGTCAGCCGGAATGTCGATCCGGCCGAGCCCAGTGTGGTATCCGTCGGTTTCATTCAGGCCGGGACGGCTTTCAACGTCATTGCGGGAACATGCGCGATGATCGGGACCGTTCGGTCCTTTAATGAACAAGTCAGGGATTTGGTTCGCGCTAGGATTGAACAAATAGCTGCGGAGACGTGCAGGATGCATGGGGCCGAGTGCCGTGTCGATTACAAAGCCGGCTACCCTCCGGTCATCAACGATGAAACGGAAGCGGAGCGGTTCTTCAGAACGGTTCCGGGACTGTTTCCCGCTGAAAACGTGCGTCGAAGCCCTTTGATTATGGCGGGGGAGGATTTTGCTTATTATTTGCAAAAAATTCCCGGATGTTTTATGTTGGTCGGGGCTGGAAACGAACAGGCAGGCATCATCCATCCCCACCACCATCCCAAATTCGACATTGATGAAACGGCCATGTTGAACGCCGCAAAGCTTTTGACCCGAATGGCGTTAAGCTATTTGCATGGCGAGTGA
- a CDS encoding YugN family protein produces the protein MIIENAAVKGLKSELAHLDKVAGNLGFVRWQWEYTRATYDYKMEDQANREDYYLRINCRAIEGKLEQPHAVLVLEDAYIGRATFPHGLDYESAIPDKILNESKQKITELKQQLG, from the coding sequence ATGATCATTGAAAATGCAGCTGTCAAGGGCTTAAAAAGCGAACTTGCCCATCTGGATAAAGTTGCGGGAAATCTGGGATTTGTTCGCTGGCAGTGGGAATATACCCGCGCTACATATGATTATAAGATGGAAGACCAAGCCAATCGCGAGGACTATTATTTAAGAATCAACTGCAGAGCGATTGAGGGAAAATTGGAGCAGCCGCATGCCGTTCTGGTATTGGAAGACGCTTATATTGGCCGTGCCACGTTCCCCCATGGACTGGATTATGAATCTGCCATTCCGGACAAGATCTTAAATGAGTCCAAGCAAAAAATAACCGAGCTCAAACAGCAGCTGGGCTAA